CCGTCGATCAACAGGACGAAACCCTGCAGGTTGCCAATCGTCAGTTGTGTATGATCGAACAATATCTGCAGAGCTTTCTGGAGAATAAGGGGGGGCATTTTTCCAGTTTTCAACAAGTCGATTTGAGTGAAATCGTCTCCAAAGTCATCAGCCTGGTCACACCAACGGCCAGACACTTCGGGATCGAAATCAAAGATACATCGGTTGCGGAAGAAATTATGATTCAGGGAGACGCGGAATCGCTCGAACAATTGATCTCCAACCTCTTACTCAATGCCATTGAGGCAGCGGTTCCTGTAGAGTCAGAAGAGGGAACAGAATCAACTGATCGCGGGCAGATCAGTATCCGGCTGTTTCAAAGCAGCCCGGAGTCTGTTACTTTGGAAATACAGGATACAGGACCAGGTCCGGAGCCTTCGATTGTGAATAAAATGTTTGAACCACTGGTAACCGCCAAAAAAGATGGAACCGGTCTGGGTTTGTTTGTCGCCAGAGAAATCGTACAGAATCATGTCGGTGAGATCCGCTGGGAACGCCGGAATCAGAAAACATGCTTCATTGTTGAGTTGCCTCTGGTAAATGTGGAGAAAGAGTGTGTCGAAACTACTAATTGTTGATGATGAAGAATCGATCTGCTGGGGGCTCAGCCAGCTAGGTGAGAGCCACGGCCATCAGGTGATGATGGCTTCGACCGCAGAACAGGCATTGAGCCTGGCCGAAGAGAATCGCCCTGATGTGGTGGTGATGGATGTTCGTCTGCCTGGTATGGATGGTTTAACCGCCATGCAGGGGCTCTATGATCGGATTGGCCCGGTGCCTGTGATCGTGATTACTGCTTATGGAGATTTGCAGACGGCAGTCGAAGCTGTGCGTAAAGGAGCCTTCGATTATATTGTCAAGCCGTTCGATTTGAACCAGATGGAGCAGGTACTGGATAAAGCCATCAATGAGTCGCAGCGCGAAGAACACATGCCCGGCGAAACCCGCCAGGTAGAAGGTCTTGTCGGCTCAACACCGGAGATGCAAGACGTGTTCAAGTCGATAGCGCTGGTTGCCGGCTCGGAAGCGAGTGTGCTGCTGTCCGGAGAAAGCGGAACGGGCAAAGAGTTGGCGGCGCAGGCCATTCATCGATTCAGTGAACGTGCTTCCGGTCCTTTTGTAGCTGTGAATATTGCCTCGCTCAGTGAAAATCTGGCAGAAAGTGAACTGTTCGGCCACGCGCAAGGAGCTTTCACCGGCGCCGAATCGGCGCGGGTCGGGTTCCTTGAGCAGGCCGATCAGGGAACATTATTTCTGGATGAAGTCGCCGATATTCCCATTTCGATTCAGATCAAACTCTTAAGGGCCCTTGAAGAGGGCGAAGTCCTGCCGGTCGGATCAAATCAGCGCGTTAAAACCAGTTTTCGAGTGATTGCCGCTACGCACCGCAATCTGGAATCATTGATCAAACAAGGGAAATTTCGCCACGATCTCTATTTTCGCTTGTGCACATTTCAGATCGAGATCCCTCCTTTGAGAAAACGTGTCGGCGATATTCGCGTGCTCGCCGAATTTTTTCTGGAACGGTTTGTCGACCTCCAGACTGGCATGCAACACCGTTTAAGTTCCGAAGCGATTGCCGAACTCGAACGGCGCCCCTGGTATGGCAATGTACGTGAATTGCGAAATGCGATTGAGCATGCAGCGCTCCGCGCACGGGGCGGAACGATTCTTCCTGAGGATTTACCGTCCCCCGTTTCCAAATCATTCCTGGGAATGGATGAATCCGAGGCAGGCTCCGATGCGCAAGTTGCGACATTGCTGAAGCAGTGGGCTGAACTACAACTGACTGATCCGGAACAGGCATCGGATATTTATGAGAAACTGCTGGCTTTGGTCGAGCCTCCCGTAATGGAAATTGCTTTAGAAAAATTCCATGGACAATGTGCGCCGGCTGCTCGTTGTCTGGGCTTGCATCGGACCACACTAAGTAAGAAACTGAAACAGTACGGAATTGAAAATAGTTGATCTAATCTACTGAGGTAATTCAACATGAAGCTGATGTCGCGCTCCATTATTCTGTTGACGATTACGTTGCTGGCTCTTGAGGGCTCGTTGGCGTTTGCTGCTGAAAAAAAGTCAAGGCCGTTGAACTTTGTGTTCATTCTGGTAGATGATCTCGGCTACATGGATGTCGGTTGTAATAATCCGGACACATTTTATGAAACGCCACATATCAACCAGTTGGCGAAAACCGGTATGCGTTTTACGAATGGCTATGCCGCCAATCCGGTTTGCAGTCCCACACGTTACAGCATCATGACCGGAAAATATCCGACGCGCGTTGATGCCACCAACTTCTTTTCCGGGAAGCGAGCCGGCAAATTTCTGCCCGCACCGCTGAACGACAAGATGCCCTTAGATGAAATCACCATCGCGGAAGCCCTCAAAGAACACGGCTACTCTACGTTTTTCGCCGGGAAGTGGCATCTGGGACCAACCGAAGAGTTCTGGCCTGAAAACCAGGGCTTTGATATCAACCGGGCAGGTTGGACTCGGGGCGGCCCCTATGGTGGGAAAAAATATTTCTCCCCGTATGGAAATCCCCGTTTGACTGACGGACCTGATGGAGAGCATCTGCCCGATCGTCTGGCCACAGAAACGGCAAAATTCATCGACGCACATCGCGAGCAACCCTTCTTCGCATATCTTGCCTTTTATTCGGTGCACACTCCGTTGATGGGGCCCAAGCCTCTGGTTGCCAAATATCAGGCGAAAGCAAAGCGACTGGGTTTAACCGGGCAGGAAGAATTTGCCGATGAAGAGCAGGTCTTTCCCGTCAAAGAAAAGCGGCGCGTTAGAATCCTGCAAAACCATGCCGTCTATGCGGCGATGGTGGAATCCATGGATCGGGCTGTGGGCAAAGTGTTGAAACAGCTGGACGCTTCAGGCGTAGCGGACAATACCGTAGTCATGTTGACCGCAGATAACGGCGGCTTGAGTACTTCGGAAGGTTCGCCGACCTCGAACCTGCCTTTGAGAGGGGGCAAGGGTTGGTTGTATGAAGGAGGCATTCGCGAAGTCTTTCTGGTTCGTTGGCCCGGTGGAACAAAACCTGGGAGCACGTGTGATGAACCAGTTATCACGACCGATTTTTATCCCACGATTCTGGATCTGGCGGGACTGCCTGCAAAGCCGGAGCAACATCGGGACGGCGTCAGTCTCAAGCCTTTATTGACAGGGCAGTCTCAGTTGAAGCGAGATGCGTTGTACTGGCATTATCCACATTACTCCAATCAGGGGGGCATCCCAGGGGGTGCAATCCGCAAGGGAGACTGGAAACTGATTGAGCGCTTCGAAGATGGTCGCGCGCAGCTCTATAACCTGAAGCAGGATCTCGGAGAACGGACCGATCTGGCATCCAAAGAGACGCAGCGCGTCTCTGATATGCGTCAACAACTGCATCGTTGGTATCAGGAAACGGATGCCAAGTTTTTACGTGCGAAGCCGAACGGACCAGAGCCCTGGCAACCTGAGAACTGATAGGGGGAATTGAACAAATCTAAAGGCAACGATTGTCTTAACAGATGGAGAATAACTTCATAAAGAATTCAAAATTGATTATGCATGCGGGAAAATAATTGCCGTCAGTCCTTTCATTTTCTGGTGATCTGTTATAATTCAATGTATCACCGTAATTTGTGGTCGAAAATCATTATTGATCATTCACTTTGAAACGGCATTTCTCCAATCAAACCCTATCCATGATTGAGACGTTTTATGGCACAGTCAACCTTGCCGGAACAGAGCGAAAAATACGCTCAAAAACTGAGCCTGTTAAGAAATAATCTCAGTAGCGTGATTCGGGGGAAGTCGGAGAGCATCGATATGATGATCGTCGCGTTGCTCTCTAGTGGGTCTGTGTTGATGGAAGATGTTCCCGGAACGGGGAAAACGACTCTGGCCAAAGCACTCGCACGCTCGCTTGATGTTCCTTTCAATCGTGTGCAGTTTACGCCCGATCTGCTGCCGACGGATATTCTCGGTTCTTCGATTTATAATCCTGTGGATGGCACCTTTCATTTTAGGGAAGGGCCCATTTTTTGTAATATCCTGCTGGCGGATGAAATTAACCGTGCGTCGCCTCGAACGCAATCGGCTCTCTTGGAAGCGATGAGTGAATCGCAGGCCACCATTGAAGGAGTTCGTTACTTACTTCCTTCCCCGTTCTTTGTTCTGGCGACTCAGAATCCGGTTGACTTTCATGGCACCTATCCTTTGCCGGAAGCGCAACTGGACCGTTTTCTGATTCATCTGCAACTGGGTTACCCGGATACAGATCATGAAATCGAAATCCTGTTTGCGCAATCAACCGAGCACCCCGTGGATCATTTGGAACGGGTGCTGAACCATGAAGAGGTTGTGCAAATGCAGGATCAGGTAAAAACCGTGCATGTCGAACAGAGCGTGGCCCGCTATATGATCGATCTGGTGAATGCGACGCGGAACGATGCTCGTCTGAAACTGGGTGTCAGCCCCCGTGGTTCGCTAATGCTGTTCCGTGCGGCGCAGGCGATTGCATTTTTAAAAGGCAGGAATTATGTGCTGCCAGATGATGTGCAGCACATGGCTGACTATGTCTTAGCGCACCGTTTAATTTTAACATCGAAAGCAAAATACAGCAGTATTACCAAAATGGATGTGGTCTCCGATATTGTCCAAAAAGTGAAAGTACCCAATTAGCCGCACATGCGGGCTTATGGTTTTAGGAGCTGTGCTCGACAAGGCCACATCCTCAAAATGAATCTCTCGTTTCAACTCAGAAACCAAGAAGTGTTGAATCAGTAATGCATGTCTCGGAATACGATCCTTATTCACCCACGATCCGAAAAAAAGATTCGTTTACGAATCGCCTGCTGCTAGTGCGCATGCATAAGCATTACTGGTACTACCGGGTGACGTATCCGGGAAAAATTCTGTTGTTCGCGTTTTTTCTGTCTGGTGTCGGTACGATTTCTGTATCGGTTCCCATCTATAATCTGTTCAGCGTGCTGATGGCACTGATATTGATCGACGGAATCGTGTCCTGGATTTTTCGTCCCCACTGTGATCTTCGAGGAGATTTTCCCGCACAGACAACAGCCGGGCAACCGGCGGTTGGGCATTTTACCGTGACAAACAAGGGCTGGTTGCCGATTTACGATCTGGCGGTTTCCTTTCGCTGGCTGGAAAAACCGCTCTCGCAAACTGACCGGGATGATACGCTGGATTATCTGCCGCGCGGAGAATCCGTCGATATGACTGTGACCATTGATGCACCCCAAAGAGGGTTTTACGCGCTACCCAAATTAGGTGTGCATACCCTGTTTCCCTTTCATCTCAACCGTTCAGGCAGCGCCGCACTTCCGGGGAAGTCGCTGCTGGTATTGCCCGCCTTTCATCAACTGACGAGCGTCGATTTACCGGTTGGCAGTAAATTTCAGCCTGGTGGAATCGCATTGACTTCCAATGTAGGAGAGTCTCCTGAATATGTTGGGAATCGCGAATATGTTCCCGGTGAACCGGCACGCCGACTCGATTTTCGTTCGTGGGCTCGATTGGGAAAGCCGGTCGTACGCGAATATCAGGAAGAGTACTATTGCCGGATTGCCTTGATTCTTGATACGTATATGCCTAACGATTCGTGGCTGGTCCGCAAGTTAAAGAGCCTTCGTCAGCGTTATCAGCCCAAAACTGATTATGGGCAATCTATGAATGTGCTGGAAGCGGGGATCAGCCTGACTGCTTCTATCGCGGATGCTTTATCCCGCGGGGAGTATCTGATTGACCTGTTCGCTGCCGGCCCGGAATTATATGTATTTCGGGCAGGGCGACACACGGCGCACTTTGATAATGTGCTGGAAATTCTTTCCTGTGTTGATCGTTGTCCCGATGACCCCTTCGAGACCATCGGTCCGGCGGTTTTTGAAGAATTATCCAATGTCTCGACGGCAGTCTGCATTTTCCTGGATTGGGACGAACAACGCGAAAAAATGGCACGGGCTGTTTTGGATTCCGGATCTAGCCTGAAAACAATTATCATTCATGAGGGAGAAACAACAAAACCTTACAATTCCGATGAGTTCGGTCAGGCTTGGCACTTCACACCGGATAAAATCGCCAAGGGGAAGGTGGAATCATTATGAATGCGCAACGTACCATCGCATTCACGATGCTCAGCCTGGAAGCGGCCATCTTTGGGATCCTCTCGGAAACGCTGTTTTTCTCTGCCAGTATCGTGATACTGGCTGCCTTGTCGTATTTCCCGATTTTGCATTTTCCATTTTCACGTCGTCAGGTCTTTTGGACGACCAGTATGTTGGCCGTGCTGTTTATGGTGAAATACATGCTCTCGCAGCATGAGTTCACACTGGATCAAATGGCAATTCGAACGCCTTTAGCGTATGCGGCTGCACAATTTGTAATGACCGTCCAACTCCGCCAGCTGTTTGATCGTCACTTTGTTCCTTTTCTGCCGATTTCATTTCCTTTATTCGGCGTTGTTGTGTTCATTCTGACCGGAGATATCCTGATTCACAGTTCACGAGGCCTGTATTATCAGATTCTTGTTTTTATTTATGTGATGCTGACAGGGGTCTTTTGCCAATTAGGGCATGCTGTTCGGGAAGAAAGCAAAAAGCAGAAAAAAAAGTGGTCTGTTTATGTCATCCGTGCAAACGTCTTTGTAGTGGTCTGGTTGTTAGCCTGGCTGACGGCGACTGGCTTGGATCGTTATGAGCGTGAGTTGGATCAACTGTACTATCGTCTGATTGAACCGCGCACTTCCGGGATCGCGTCTCGTGCCGGATTTTCATCCATTTCAAAACTGGGCAGTCTGACGAAACAGTTTGATTCGGGTTCCGAGCAGGTTCGCTTACGTGTTAAATCGACTGATGAACCAGGCTACTTGCGGGGTCGCGCTTTTGTGCAGTTTTTTAACTCGGAATGGCATTCGGAAGTCGGGAGTCACAACGCGCCAATCATCGCCGTCCCGCCCGCGGGCGTCAAAACTGATATCCTGCAAGAGGGAACCTGGTTCCAGATCGGGCAGGCGAATTCTTCCAACTGGATTGAATTTCAAATTTGGACTGATGTGCCCGGTCATATTTTTGCCCCATTGAATACACCTTTGGTCCATGCTGTTGCCGATAGCCTGCAGTTCGATAGCCAGGATGTGTTAACATCGCGATCATTGGAACGCGGTTATCCGTATCTGCTGTTTTTTCCGCGTAACCAACTGCCCCATCGGCCGGAATCAGAGCAGTCTCTAAAACGACTGTTACAACTTCCGTATGACATTTCTCCCGAAATCAAACAATTGGCAGACAAGATTTTTGCCGGCTGCAAAACGTCTGCTCAGAAAATCGAACGCATTCAAACCTATTTTCCAAACAACTATCAATATGAATTAGGCATCTCGGTTCCCCCCGGCAAAGACCCGTTGACCTACTTTTTGCTCGAGAAACCAAACGCACATTGTGAATATTTTGCATCAGGCACAGCCCTGTTGCTAAGGCTGGCTGGAGTTCCCTGTCGTTATGTCACGGGTTATGTTGTCCGCGAACGAAATCACTATGATCAATTCTGGATTGCCCGTAACAGGCATGCGCATGCCTGGGTCGAGGCCTGGGATGATCAACGGGGCTGGGTTACAGTTGAGTCCACACCCTCCGCCGGACAACCCGAATATTACGCTCCCAGTTCAGCCAAACAGTATTGGGAGTCGTTTATCGGACAATTTTCCCGCTTGAAAACCGCCCTGCAGCAAGGGCAGTGGATCCTGGCACTCTCAGAGGCACAACTCCCTTTGGTATTATTGGTTTGTGGTGTGGCTCTCTGGTTTGGTTTTCGTTGGCTTATTCGCCTCTGTCGCAGACGATTGCAGGAACGAGCTGCATTTCGGGAGGAACCGCTGTATATTCAGGAACTGCACCTATTGTTGGCACAGATGGATCGTCTGATGGGGAAACATCAGCTTGTAAGAATGCCCGGCGAGACATTGATGCAGTTTTCCCGGCGGATTGAAAGCCAAGGTGCTTCCGAATGGTATCAGGCTTATGCCAGTAGTCGCTTCATGCCGGAAAGTGTAGCCACTAAAGAGTTAATCGTTCAGTTGAAGCGGCAGTTGCAGGAAATTCGTAACCAAAAATCACTCGCCTGAAGCTTTGAGCGGCAGATTTTGCAGGTCAAAATGGTCTTGGCAGCCAACCCCGGTCTGGCTAGAATCCGACCCTCATCTCTCACTTCTCAGTTGAAACTTCCAACTATTGTACTTTACGACTTTAAAAGACGAGCAGCGTGTTCGCCTTATTTGTGTGCGCGCCTGCTGACAAAACTTTAGAAAAAGAAACGGGATTCTCTCAATGAAAGTTCTCTCAAAAGTACTCATCATAGCGATCATTCCCAGTATGTCTTTTTTGGCTTCCGGATGTGAAATGCTTCCGCATGCGTTACAGCCCAGCCAATGGCATAAGCTGAATCGCGGACCGGCTCCACGGCAGGATACCTATTTTTCCGTACCTGACAATATTCCGGAACTGGAACCGGAAATATCGCTAGTGAGTGAGAAATAAAACTGTCCGGGTCTATTCTTCCTGACCACTTCGAGGTAGAGCGTGGAGTGTACGTCTATGGTTTCGAAGACTCCCGTGCCGAACTGGGAAATGTCTGGCGGTCCAAAACTTCATTCTTCAAGCTCTTTAACTCAGCGGTCATCATTCCTGAGCTTCGATTACAGGTCAGCAATAGATAGCCGTCCTTTCCTGCCAGAAACCGCGAGTGCGGGTCCGCGTACTGTGTGCCCGTTCCACTGAGGGATGTATTGTAGTAAGTCAGTCCCTCCCATTCAGCGCGCTCGGCATAGTAACCAAAGCCGGTCACACAGATGGTCCCTCTCTGAAACAGCTGGTGCCAGCCTCCCCCAAGCTGATTGCGAATATTCGCATTCCGCTCGTTGTAAAGCGTGACAACCTTTCCCGGCGCTTTGGCTGTGAGTGACTCATACCAGCGGTATTGATCGGAATTCCGGTCGAACGCATGACAGGTTTGCCACGTTGTGCCGAAGTCCGAAATATGGTTGAAGTCGAGGCCTATGAAGCGGAGATCAAACTCCGGGAGATCGAAGTGCCATTTCCATTCCTCATTGGGCAGTTCAAAGAACCGTCGAAATGCGGTCGCTTCCACATCATAGACTGCGTGTGCGGGCCGTGTTTTACCACGCGGATGAACCTCGCGGTCATGATTTCCGAGAATCGGCATGAAGGGCGTCGATTGAAATAACTCCGGGTACGTATCGATCAGTTCAATGTATGGTTTGATACACGCGCGCTCTCCAGCTCCGCAAGTCTGCCAGAGATTGCGGATGTTATCACCGGCGGTCAACAACAGGTGGACATCTTCTTTAATCAGACTGGATAAATCGGGTTTTGACTGCCAGTCAGCAACAATCGCAGCCCGCAGTGTGTCAGTCGGGTAGGCTTTAAATGTATTCACATCAGAACGCTGGTGTCTTGTTTTTACCGAGTAGTGATATGTTGCATTCTGATGCGTGAGAGGTATTTCGACGTGATGCAGTGTCGTCGTTTCTTCCAGCCGCCTGGTTTCCATGGTCTCAGGTGTCAGGCCATAACTCACAACAGAATCACCGGGCTGATCGGTCAGCCAGTTAACAACGATTTTATCTGGCTGATTCGATTTATGAGTTAACCAGATCCGTTGAATCTCAGCAGAAGAAACGATGTGCGGTACAAAAAAGACACTGAGTAAAAGCAGCAGAGTTCGCATGTAAAGTCGCTCGTTCGTTCATGAATGAATGGCAGGAAGGATTGAGTCGCAAGTGTGCATTATACCAGATTCGTAATCGGTGTACCTGTGTGAGAAGATCCCTTAATGTTATTTAAAAACAACCGTCTCAGGGTGCCTGTTTTGACCAACGCCATTCCAATCGAATTCGTAGTAATGATTAATCCTGAATCTTCCCTGAGAAATCAGTAATTTTGTAGTTGATTTCTTCTTTTGGACAGGAAAAGTACGGGGCAGACTCCTAGAATTACATTCCGCAGCAACTATCAAAATAGATTAAGATCGTCTGTTTATTCCTTATTTCGTATTTCTGGTGTTCGATTGACAACTAACGCGAGCGACCTGGCAAATCAGAAAGTCACTCCCGGTGCGCGAAAAAAGTGGATCGTTGCGCTCATCATTTTTCTGGTCGTGTTATTGAGTTCTCCGATCTGGGGGAAAGGCCTCTGGGTCGATTTTTTCCAGTATCGTGCCACAAAAAATCTGCAGGCACGAAATCCGGAGAGCGCCCTGCAATGGCTGGCGTATGCGCAGTCGCTGGATGATGCCAATCCCAGGACCAGGATTTTACGCGCGCGGTCGTTCAGAAAGTCACACGATGTTAAACAAGCCTATGAAGAGTTAAAAGCATATTATCAACTCGCTGGTGCGACAGACGAATATCAGCAGGAGCAATGGTTGTTCAATGCGCAGATTGGTGAGAATGCTGATTTACAACGGCATTTGAGTGAGTTGCTGATCAACCCCCAAGGCGATATTCAGGATATCTGTGAGACGTATGTCAACAGTTGCGTGTTGAACTATCAATTCAATGCTGCACTTCAAATTCTGGATCTCTGGGAAGCAGATTTTCCAGAGGATCCACTTCCTAATTTTATGCGCGGAAAAATTTACGAACACAGTCGAGCGTTGAAGGAAGCCACCGACGAGTATCAAAAAACGCTCAAGAAAGATCCACAATATGCCCCTGCGGCTTATAGTCTGGCGCGGGTGCAATTGACGCTCAAAAAAACAGAACCTGCCATGCAGTATTATGAAACGGCAATTGCGAATACAGAATATCCGGCACCCGCTCAAGTGGGGCTGGCACGTTGCTTAAGGTTATTGAATCGCAATGAAGAAGCGAAAAAAGTATTGGCAGAAGTCCTGAAAAAAGAGAGCACACAATTGCAAAAAGAATACCAGGCGATGGGCGATCATAAATCAGCAGCGAATTCTTCCGCCCAACTGGAAATGGGAAACCTGGAGCTGGCCGAAAAAAATTATGCAGCAGCCCTTAAATGGCTGGAACCTGCTGCCCAGGCCAATCCAATCGATCTGGCGATTAAAAATTCACTGGCGCTTGTTTATAGCCGCCTGGGGAGAAAGCAGGAAGCGAAGACACTCAGCCTGAAAATTAAAGAAACAAATGAAGCACTGGAAGAAATTCAACGTCTGTTAGATCAAATCCGAGAGAAGCCCGATGATGCAGAACTGCGATACCAGATTGGCAAACGGTACTTGAACTATGTCTCGGAAGAACAGGGAATTGTCTGGCTCAACAGTGTGTTTCGCTCTAACCCCAACCATGGGGGGGCGCACGACGAGCTGGCCAGATATTATGAACAGAATCTTTCACGTGGAGACAGCTTTCAACGGCTGGCGAAAACTCATCGTGAGCAGGCAGATGTACAAGTGGCAAAACAACAACCGATCTCTGGAAGTAAGCCTGAGGGGGCGAAGACGACTGAAACACAACAAACCCCTGTCAGTCCCTCCTTGTCATCTGAGCAAAAATAGAAAACCACGTGAGAATCAAGATGATCCATTCGAACAAAAAATTGAGAGAGCTCAGCCCTCGACGGTCGTACGGGAACCTGAGCCTCGCACGGGTTCTTGTGGCTGGTTTCTGTTTTTTTATCACAGGCTGTCAGGGTGATCCTGTTGTGACTGAGCAACCTCAGTCTTCTGAGCACAACGATTTGAAGAAACCCGAGCAGACTGAAGTCAGTATCCGTCCCGAATTTGTGAATGTCTGGCCTGAGCAAAAAATTGAGTTCACGTATCGCAATGGACGGGACGCGGGAGAATTGGCGATTCTGGAAACGCTGGGCGGAGGAACTGCGGTTTTAGACTACGATCGTGATGGACGGCAGGATCTGTTTTATACCGGCGGTGGAACCTTTGAAAAGGGAAGTACCAAAGGATATCCCTCTTTACTGTTGCGGCATACAGACACATTTCGCTTTCTCGACAAGACGCAACAAGCGGGTATGGATCTGGCTACCTTTTACAGTAATGGGTGTGCAGCTGGGGATTTTGACAATGATGGTTTTCAGGATCTGATTGTGACCGGCTATGGCGGTTCGATTCTCTGGAAAAATTCAGGCGATGGTACTTTCGAAGAAGTTTCCCTCGATGCCGGTTTACGCGACTGTTTCTGGGGATCCAGTGCTACCTGGGGAGACCTGAATGGAGATGGTCTACTCGATTTATACTTGACTCAATATGCAGACTGGTCGTTTCAAAATCATCCCAAATGCGAACTGACGCCAGGCGTACCAGATGTGTGCTCTCCCCATTCGTTTAAAGGTGTGAGTGATATGGTCTTTTTTAATCGAGGAGACGGTACATTTTACGATGCGACGAGAGAGGCGGGGCTGGTAAGTGGTGGGAAAGGGCTGGGCGTGATTCTCGCGGATCTGGATAATGACTCCGATCTGGATGTGTATGTCTGCAACGATACGGTGGAAAACTTTTTGTATC
This window of the Gimesia fumaroli genome carries:
- a CDS encoding sulfatase, producing the protein MSRSIILLTITLLALEGSLAFAAEKKSRPLNFVFILVDDLGYMDVGCNNPDTFYETPHINQLAKTGMRFTNGYAANPVCSPTRYSIMTGKYPTRVDATNFFSGKRAGKFLPAPLNDKMPLDEITIAEALKEHGYSTFFAGKWHLGPTEEFWPENQGFDINRAGWTRGGPYGGKKYFSPYGNPRLTDGPDGEHLPDRLATETAKFIDAHREQPFFAYLAFYSVHTPLMGPKPLVAKYQAKAKRLGLTGQEEFADEEQVFPVKEKRRVRILQNHAVYAAMVESMDRAVGKVLKQLDASGVADNTVVMLTADNGGLSTSEGSPTSNLPLRGGKGWLYEGGIREVFLVRWPGGTKPGSTCDEPVITTDFYPTILDLAGLPAKPEQHRDGVSLKPLLTGQSQLKRDALYWHYPHYSNQGGIPGGAIRKGDWKLIERFEDGRAQLYNLKQDLGERTDLASKETQRVSDMRQQLHRWYQETDAKFLRAKPNGPEPWQPEN
- a CDS encoding metallophosphoesterase is translated as MRTLLLLLSVFFVPHIVSSAEIQRIWLTHKSNQPDKIVVNWLTDQPGDSVVSYGLTPETMETRRLEETTTLHHVEIPLTHQNATYHYSVKTRHQRSDVNTFKAYPTDTLRAAIVADWQSKPDLSSLIKEDVHLLLTAGDNIRNLWQTCGAGERACIKPYIELIDTYPELFQSTPFMPILGNHDREVHPRGKTRPAHAVYDVEATAFRRFFELPNEEWKWHFDLPEFDLRFIGLDFNHISDFGTTWQTCHAFDRNSDQYRWYESLTAKAPGKVVTLYNERNANIRNQLGGGWHQLFQRGTICVTGFGYYAERAEWEGLTYYNTSLSGTGTQYADPHSRFLAGKDGYLLLTCNRSSGMMTAELKSLKNEVLDRQTFPSSARESSKP
- a CDS encoding sigma-54-dependent transcriptional regulator → MSKLLIVDDEESICWGLSQLGESHGHQVMMASTAEQALSLAEENRPDVVVMDVRLPGMDGLTAMQGLYDRIGPVPVIVITAYGDLQTAVEAVRKGAFDYIVKPFDLNQMEQVLDKAINESQREEHMPGETRQVEGLVGSTPEMQDVFKSIALVAGSEASVLLSGESGTGKELAAQAIHRFSERASGPFVAVNIASLSENLAESELFGHAQGAFTGAESARVGFLEQADQGTLFLDEVADIPISIQIKLLRALEEGEVLPVGSNQRVKTSFRVIAATHRNLESLIKQGKFRHDLYFRLCTFQIEIPPLRKRVGDIRVLAEFFLERFVDLQTGMQHRLSSEAIAELERRPWYGNVRELRNAIEHAALRARGGTILPEDLPSPVSKSFLGMDESEAGSDAQVATLLKQWAELQLTDPEQASDIYEKLLALVEPPVMEIALEKFHGQCAPAARCLGLHRTTLSKKLKQYGIENS
- a CDS encoding AAA family ATPase, translated to MAQSTLPEQSEKYAQKLSLLRNNLSSVIRGKSESIDMMIVALLSSGSVLMEDVPGTGKTTLAKALARSLDVPFNRVQFTPDLLPTDILGSSIYNPVDGTFHFREGPIFCNILLADEINRASPRTQSALLEAMSESQATIEGVRYLLPSPFFVLATQNPVDFHGTYPLPEAQLDRFLIHLQLGYPDTDHEIEILFAQSTEHPVDHLERVLNHEEVVQMQDQVKTVHVEQSVARYMIDLVNATRNDARLKLGVSPRGSLMLFRAAQAIAFLKGRNYVLPDDVQHMADYVLAHRLILTSKAKYSSITKMDVVSDIVQKVKVPN
- a CDS encoding DUF58 domain-containing protein — its product is MHVSEYDPYSPTIRKKDSFTNRLLLVRMHKHYWYYRVTYPGKILLFAFFLSGVGTISVSVPIYNLFSVLMALILIDGIVSWIFRPHCDLRGDFPAQTTAGQPAVGHFTVTNKGWLPIYDLAVSFRWLEKPLSQTDRDDTLDYLPRGESVDMTVTIDAPQRGFYALPKLGVHTLFPFHLNRSGSAALPGKSLLVLPAFHQLTSVDLPVGSKFQPGGIALTSNVGESPEYVGNREYVPGEPARRLDFRSWARLGKPVVREYQEEYYCRIALILDTYMPNDSWLVRKLKSLRQRYQPKTDYGQSMNVLEAGISLTASIADALSRGEYLIDLFAAGPELYVFRAGRHTAHFDNVLEILSCVDRCPDDPFETIGPAVFEELSNVSTAVCIFLDWDEQREKMARAVLDSGSSLKTIIIHEGETTKPYNSDEFGQAWHFTPDKIAKGKVESL
- a CDS encoding transglutaminase-like domain-containing protein; the encoded protein is MNAQRTIAFTMLSLEAAIFGILSETLFFSASIVILAALSYFPILHFPFSRRQVFWTTSMLAVLFMVKYMLSQHEFTLDQMAIRTPLAYAAAQFVMTVQLRQLFDRHFVPFLPISFPLFGVVVFILTGDILIHSSRGLYYQILVFIYVMLTGVFCQLGHAVREESKKQKKKWSVYVIRANVFVVVWLLAWLTATGLDRYERELDQLYYRLIEPRTSGIASRAGFSSISKLGSLTKQFDSGSEQVRLRVKSTDEPGYLRGRAFVQFFNSEWHSEVGSHNAPIIAVPPAGVKTDILQEGTWFQIGQANSSNWIEFQIWTDVPGHIFAPLNTPLVHAVADSLQFDSQDVLTSRSLERGYPYLLFFPRNQLPHRPESEQSLKRLLQLPYDISPEIKQLADKIFAGCKTSAQKIERIQTYFPNNYQYELGISVPPGKDPLTYFLLEKPNAHCEYFASGTALLLRLAGVPCRYVTGYVVRERNHYDQFWIARNRHAHAWVEAWDDQRGWVTVESTPSAGQPEYYAPSSAKQYWESFIGQFSRLKTALQQGQWILALSEAQLPLVLLVCGVALWFGFRWLIRLCRRRLQERAAFREEPLYIQELHLLLAQMDRLMGKHQLVRMPGETLMQFSRRIESQGASEWYQAYASSRFMPESVATKELIVQLKRQLQEIRNQKSLA